The following proteins are encoded in a genomic region of Gouania willdenowi chromosome 6, fGouWil2.1, whole genome shotgun sequence:
- the LOC114464201 gene encoding high choriolytic enzyme 1-like has product MASLRYALALLVVLVVFDHCRAEEKEDLSVSELLYRANKDVVRGDDEPLVMDDIAYDSENERNADQCTSQGCLWGKSNDGKVYVPYVIASHFSSRERSIIERGLQSFTSVSCIRFVQRTNQRDYLSIQSKSGCYSYVGRRGYSQTLSLDRQGCMYHNTVQHELLHALGFNHEQCRSDRDQHIKILWHNIQSGWEYAFDKLNTLNLNTPYDYNSVMQYHKYAFSGNNQPTMVPIPNANVPFGKATQMSQNDITRLNRLYKC; this is encoded by the exons ATGGCATCCCTCAGGTACGCTCTGGCTTTACTGGTCGTGCTGGTCGTCTTTGACCACTGCAGGGCTGAGGAGAAG GAGGATCTGTCTGTGTCTGAGCTCCTATACAGAGCCAACAAGGATGTTG TCCGTGGAGATGACGAGCCTTTGGTCATGGATGACATCGCGTATGACAGtgagaatgaaagaaatgccgATCAGTGCACGTCCCAGGGCTGCCTGTGGGGAAAGTCCAACGATGGAAAGGTCTACGTGCCCTACGTCATCGCCTCACACTTCT CTTCTAGGGAGCGCTCCATCATTGAGCGCGGCCTGCAGTCCTTCACCAGCGTCTCCTGCATTCGCTTCGTTCAGAGAACAAACCAGAGAGACTACCTGAGCATCCAGTCCAAGAGCGG TTGCTATTCCTACGTTGGTCGCCGTGGTTACTCCCAGACGCTGTCCCTGGATCGTCAGGGTTGTATGTACCACAACACCGTCCAACATGAGCTGCTCCACGCCCTGGGCTTCAACCACGAGCAGTGTCGCTCTGACAGAGACCAACACATCAAGATCCTGTGGCATAACATTCAGTCTG GTTGGGAATACGCCTTCGATAAACTCAACACGTTGAACCTGAACACCCCCTATGATTACAACTCTGTCATGCAGTACCACAA GTACGCCTTCTCTGGGAACAACCAACCCACCATGGTGCCCATCCCCAATGCCAACGTGCCCTTTGGCAAGGCCACACAGATGAGCCAGAACGACATCACTCGACTCAACAGACTGTACAAATGTTAA